CGTCCTGCCCGAAGTGCGCGACCGCGCCGAGCTTCGCCGACTCCTCGGCGCCGGAGTTGATCGACACGACCGGCACCTTCGCGGCCGCGGCGCGGGCCAGCACGTCCTTCATCGCGTCCGGCTTGGCGAGGGTGACGATGATGCCGTCGACCTTCTTGTCGAGCGCGGCCTGGACGAGCTGGGCCTGCTTGCCTCCGTCCGGGTCGGCGGAGTAGAGGAACTCGACGTTGTCCTTGGCGGCGGCGGCCTTCGCCCCCTTCTGCACGATGTCCCAGAAGGTGTCGCCCGCGCCGGAGTGCGTGACCATCGCGATCTTCAACCGGGGGCCGGCGCCCTCCGGGGTGTCCTCGGACTTCTTGCCGCCCGAGCTGCTGCAGGCGCTCAGTGCCAGCAGCCCCGCGGCGGCCAGCACCGCGAGGCCCCTGGACGTCCCACGCGCGAAAACGCCTCTCATCGGCTGCTCTCCGTTTCTCCCCGAATGGTCGGTCTGAGGAGTTGATCACAGATGATGACGGCGCGTACGCCTATCCCTTTCATATCGGGCGCGGGCCTCCCGGGTGGAGTCCAGCGCCGACACCTCCGCGACCGGGACGTCCCACCATGCCGCACTGTCGGGGGTGTCCGCCAAGGGGTTCGTCTCAATGTGGATGACGGTGGTCCTGGGGGACTCGCGCGCCTGCTGGAGCGCGTCCCGCAGCTCGGTGGACGTGCCGGCGCGGATGACGTCGGCGCCGAGGCTGGCGGCGTTGGCGGCCAGGTCGACCGGGATGGGGTCGCCGTCCAGGCCGGTGGGGGTGCGCAGGCGGTGGCGGGTGCCGAACCGCTGGGCGCCCACGCTCTCGGAGAGGTTGCCGATGGAGGCGTACCCGTGGTTCTGGACCAGGACCACCACCAGCTTGACCCCCTCGGCGGCGGCCGTGGTGAGCTCCTGGGCCATCATCAGGTAGGACCCGTCACCGACCAGGACGAACACCTCCCGGTCGGGCGCGGCCATCTTCACGCCGAGACCCCCGGCGATCTCGTACCCCATGCAGGAGTACCCGTACTCCACGTGGTAGCCCTTGGGGTCCCGGGTCCGCCACAGCTTGTGCAGGTCACCGGGCATCGACCCCGCCGCGCACACCACCACGTCCCGCGGCCCGGCGGCCTCGTTGACCGCCGCGATCACCTCGGCCTGGGTGAGCAGCTCCCCGTTCTGGGGCGCGCACGCCCGGTCGGCCTCGGCGTTCCAGTCGGCCATCAGGGCCTGGGCGCGGTCCCTGTGGGCCTGCGGGACGCTGTAGCCGTCCAGCGCCTCCTCCAGCGCCCGGATCGCCTCGCGGGCGTCGGCCACGACCGACACTCCCCCCAGCTTCACCGCATCGGCACGAGCGACATTGATGTTGACGAACCTCACCGACGGATGAGCGAACAAACTGTGCGACGCGGTCGTGAAATCGCTGTACCGGGTCCCGATCCCCACCACCACATCGGCCTCACGCGCCAACGCGTTGGCCGCCGTGGTCCCCGTCGCACCGACCGCCCCCACCGACGAAGGGTGATCCCACGGCAGCGAACCCTTACCCGCCTGGGTCTCGGCGACCGGAACCCCCGTCCGCCCCGCCAGCACCCCCAACTCCGCCGCCGCACCCGAGTAGATCACCCCGCCACCCGCCACGATCAACGGACGCTCCGCCCCCCGCAGCAGCTCCACCGCCTCCCCCAGCGCGGCCGGCTCGGGCACCGCACGCCCGACCCGCCACACCCGCCGCGCGAACAACTCCTCCGGCCAATCGAACGCCTCGGCCTGCACATCCTGCGGCAACGCCAACGTCACCGCACCCGTCTCAGCGGGATCGGTCAGCACCCGCATCGCCGCCAGCAACGCCCCCGGCAACTGCTCCGCCCGATTGACCCGATCCCAGTACCGCGACACCGGCTTGAAGCAGTCGTTCACCGACACATCCAGCGACCGCGAATCCTCCAACTCCTGCAACACCGGACTGGCCGCCCGCGTCGCGAAGATGTCACCCGGCAGCAGCAGCACCGGCAACCGGTTCACCGTCGCCAACGCCGCACCCGTCACCATGTTCGTCGCACCCGGCCCGATCGACGTCGTACACGCCAACGTCGACAACCGATCACTCATCCGCGCGAACCCGGCAGCCGCATGCACCATCGCCTGCTCATTACGCGCCATGAAATACGGCAACAGGTCACCATGCTCCAGCAGCGCCTGCCCCATCCCCGCCACATTGCCATGCCCGAAAATCCCGAAACACCCCGCGAAGAACCGCCGCTCCTCACCATCCCGCTCGCTGTACTGCGCCGAGAGGAAACGCACCAGCGCCTGCGCCACGGTGAGTCTCACGAGCGTCCCTCCGCCGAGGTGAGCGGCAGCCGCGGGTCGACCGGCAGCCCCTCCCAGGTGCCGCGGATCCAGGCGTGCTCCGGGTCGTCGCAGATGCGCCACGCGCGCTCCGGCGACGGCCCGGCCATCACGTTCAGGTAGTACAGGTCGTGTCCCGGCGGCGCCATCGACGGGCCGTGCCAGCCGTGCGGGATCAGCACGGCGTCGCCGCTGCGGACCTCCGCCAGCACGTCGATCGGACGTCCCGGCGACCCGTAGACGCGCTGGTAGGCCATGCCGTCCCGGGCGACCTCGAAGTAGTAGATCTCCTC
The sequence above is a segment of the Actinomadura coerulea genome. Coding sequences within it:
- the iolD gene encoding 3D-(3,5/4)-trihydroxycyclohexane-1,2-dione acylhydrolase (decyclizing), which produces MRLTVAQALVRFLSAQYSERDGEERRFFAGCFGIFGHGNVAGMGQALLEHGDLLPYFMARNEQAMVHAAAGFARMSDRLSTLACTTSIGPGATNMVTGAALATVNRLPVLLLPGDIFATRAASPVLQELEDSRSLDVSVNDCFKPVSRYWDRVNRAEQLPGALLAAMRVLTDPAETGAVTLALPQDVQAEAFDWPEELFARRVWRVGRAVPEPAALGEAVELLRGAERPLIVAGGGVIYSGAAAELGVLAGRTGVPVAETQAGKGSLPWDHPSSVGAVGATGTTAANALAREADVVVGIGTRYSDFTTASHSLFAHPSVRFVNINVARADAVKLGGVSVVADAREAIRALEEALDGYSVPQAHRDRAQALMADWNAEADRACAPQNGELLTQAEVIAAVNEAAGPRDVVVCAAGSMPGDLHKLWRTRDPKGYHVEYGYSCMGYEIAGGLGVKMAAPDREVFVLVGDGSYLMMAQELTTAAAEGVKLVVVLVQNHGYASIGNLSESVGAQRFGTRHRLRTPTGLDGDPIPVDLAANAASLGADVIRAGTSTELRDALQQARESPRTTVIHIETNPLADTPDSAAWWDVPVAEVSALDSTREARARYERDRRTRRHHL